One part of the Coleofasciculus sp. FACHB-T130 genome encodes these proteins:
- a CDS encoding ABC transporter substrate-binding protein/permease, translated as MPKRKWLFAILFSITLSISLLCGGWRSDRVFAQSPQYQGKKFVMVTSADYPPYEFRDTASGSADIVGFDVDIANYIAKELGFQLEIKDTDFSGIIPAVQSGRADFAMAGMTPTAERRKNVDFSDIYYEAKNTIVARKGSNLTTPESLAGKKVGVQLGSTQEKAAKEIKGANLVALNKTGEIIQEVKSNRIDAAIIEDTIAKGFIANNPDLEFNTVPNTGEAGSAIAFAKGSPLVNDFNRVLAEMKQNGEIERLVTKWFENNGKTEIPASSSSLAFAKITPRIPFILKGILVTLQFTAISAILGFIWGTILSLFKISTFKPLVWFATAYTSIFRGTPLLLQIALVYYATPQLIGYNIPALLAGVITFTLNSGAYISETIRGGILAVDKGQQEAALSLGVPYRPMMLDIILPQAIKNILPALVNESIALLKDSALVSTIGVTDLLRRAQIVGAEQYIYFEPLLFAGAIYYLMVMSLTWGGYVLERRLQRSS; from the coding sequence ATGCCAAAAAGGAAATGGCTTTTTGCCATCCTATTTTCTATTACATTATCGATAAGTTTACTTTGTGGGGGTTGGAGAAGCGATCGCGTCTTTGCACAATCGCCACAATATCAAGGTAAAAAATTTGTGATGGTCACGTCAGCGGACTATCCACCTTATGAATTTCGAGATACGGCTAGCGGTAGCGCTGATATTGTAGGTTTCGACGTAGACATTGCCAACTATATTGCTAAAGAGCTAGGGTTTCAACTTGAGATTAAAGATACAGATTTTAGCGGCATAATTCCGGCTGTGCAATCCGGTCGGGCTGACTTTGCGATGGCTGGGATGACACCAACAGCAGAACGGAGAAAAAATGTTGATTTTTCCGATATTTACTATGAAGCTAAAAATACAATTGTTGCTAGAAAAGGTAGTAACCTAACGACACCTGAAAGTTTAGCTGGAAAAAAAGTCGGCGTTCAATTGGGTTCTACTCAAGAAAAAGCTGCTAAAGAAATAAAGGGCGCGAATCTGGTAGCCCTTAATAAGACTGGTGAAATTATCCAAGAAGTTAAATCAAATCGTATCGACGCTGCAATTATCGAAGATACCATCGCTAAAGGTTTTATTGCCAATAACCCAGATTTAGAATTTAATACGGTTCCGAATACTGGGGAAGCAGGGAGTGCGATCGCTTTCGCCAAAGGTTCGCCTCTAGTCAATGACTTCAACCGCGTTCTGGCAGAAATGAAACAGAACGGTGAAATAGAAAGGTTGGTGACAAAGTGGTTTGAAAATAATGGAAAAACTGAAATTCCCGCCAGCAGTTCCAGCTTGGCTTTTGCTAAGATAACGCCTCGGATTCCTTTTATTCTAAAAGGAATATTAGTAACTCTCCAATTCACTGCTATCTCAGCAATTTTGGGCTTTATTTGGGGGACAATCCTCTCTTTATTTAAGATTTCTACCTTTAAACCACTGGTTTGGTTTGCAACAGCCTACACCTCTATCTTTCGAGGAACGCCGCTACTATTGCAAATCGCTTTAGTTTATTACGCAACGCCTCAGTTGATTGGCTACAATATTCCGGCATTATTAGCCGGTGTCATTACCTTTACTCTCAACTCAGGCGCTTACATTTCTGAAACAATTCGCGGCGGTATTCTTGCCGTTGATAAAGGTCAACAGGAAGCTGCTTTGTCTTTAGGAGTTCCCTATAGACCGATGATGCTGGATATTATCTTGCCACAGGCGATAAAAAATATTTTGCCAGCATTAGTAAATGAGAGTATTGCACTACTCAAAGACTCAGCATTAGTCTCTACAATTGGGGTAACTGACTTGTTACGCCGTGCCCAAATTGTGGGTGCAGAACAATATATTTACTTTGAACCTTTGCTATTTGCAGGTGCAATTTACTATTTAATGGTCATGAGTTTAACATGGGGGGGTTATGTACTCGAACGAAGATTACAACGCAGCAGTTAA
- a CDS encoding amino acid ABC transporter ATP-binding protein — MYSNEDYNAAVKVEDLHKSFGNLKVLQGISTEIRHGEVVAVIGPSGSGKSTFLRCMNLLEVPTSGKIYIQGADITSRKTDIMKVRQNVGMVFQHFHLFPHKTVLSNVTYAPKKVKGISSEEARREGMELLNKVGLSEKADVYPSKLSGGQKQRVAIARSLAMKPDIMLFDEPTSALDPEMVKEVLEVMKDLTKTGITMAIVTHEMGFAREVADRILFLDGGKLAEDSPPSKFFTNPDCDRAKQFLDKIL, encoded by the coding sequence ATGTACTCGAACGAAGATTACAACGCAGCAGTTAAGGTTGAAGATTTGCATAAATCTTTTGGAAATCTGAAGGTTTTGCAAGGAATTTCGACTGAGATTAGACACGGGGAAGTTGTGGCAGTGATTGGCCCTTCGGGTTCTGGTAAGTCCACTTTCTTGAGGTGCATGAATTTACTGGAAGTGCCAACTTCGGGTAAGATTTATATACAAGGAGCAGACATCACCTCACGAAAAACCGACATTATGAAGGTTCGGCAAAATGTCGGGATGGTGTTTCAACATTTCCATTTATTTCCTCACAAAACCGTCCTTTCTAATGTGACGTATGCGCCTAAAAAGGTAAAGGGCATTTCTTCGGAAGAGGCGCGGCGAGAAGGAATGGAACTGCTGAATAAAGTAGGTTTATCAGAAAAGGCTGATGTTTATCCTTCTAAGCTGTCAGGGGGGCAGAAACAGCGGGTCGCGATCGCGCGTTCCTTGGCAATGAAGCCAGATATCATGTTGTTTGACGAACCGACCTCGGCACTCGACCCGGAAATGGTGAAAGAGGTGCTAGAGGTGATGAAAGACCTCACCAAAACTGGTATCACAATGGCAATTGTCACCCATGAAATGGGGTTCGCGCGAGAAGTTGCCGACCGCATTTTGTTTCTTGATGGTGGAAAACTGGCTGAAGATTCACCACCTAGTAAGTTCTTTACAAATCCAGACTGCGATCGCGCTAAGCAATTCTTGGATAAAATCTTGTAA
- a CDS encoding adenylate/guanylate cyclase domain-containing protein encodes MQEEQPSREQLFLEIANLRRELEDLKNKKADLEILLETTTEHSDIVEAQLHQSNQQLQAEIAERQRTEEALQASQAALQSLLTIVTRDKIDLEILLETTTEHSDRVEAELHHKAEEAVRASERRLAQFLEAVPVGVFVIDARGKPYYANHTAQRLLGKGIVPEDTTAQLPELYQAYVAGTDRLYPNAQQPLALALSGSCSTVDDMEVRQADKIIPIEVWATPIFDEKGEIVYAIAAFQDITRRKKAEAERIQLIDQLYQLNTAYERFVPREFLQFLKKKSIIDVTLGDQVQQEMSVLFADIRDFTALSEKMTPSDNFQFINAFLSRMEPAITENNGFIDKYIGDGIMALFSGSADDAIKAAITMLHNLAEYNQHRAQAGYHPIQIGIGINTGSLMLGTVGGNNRMQGTVVSDAVNLASRIEGLTKEYGVSLLISHQTFLQLQNSSDYFIRIIDRVKIKGKSEEVTVYEVFDGDLAELKDGKLSAKTIFEKALLFYKNQKFHEAAQLFQDCLWYNPMDKVAKIYLERCQFVSTNFRINEE; translated from the coding sequence ATGCAAGAAGAACAACCCTCAAGGGAACAGCTGTTTTTAGAAATCGCAAATCTGCGACGGGAATTGGAAGACTTAAAAAACAAAAAAGCTGACTTAGAAATCTTGCTGGAGACGACAACAGAACACTCCGATATAGTTGAAGCTCAGCTGCATCAGTCCAATCAACAGCTACAAGCCGAAATTGCCGAACGCCAGCGTACCGAAGAAGCACTACAAGCGAGTCAAGCCGCGCTCCAGTCTCTTTTGACAATCGTTACTAGAGATAAGATCGATTTGGAAATTTTGCTGGAGACGACTACGGAACATTCCGATAGGGTGGAAGCTGAGTTGCATCACAAAGCAGAGGAGGCAGTACGTGCCAGCGAGAGAAGGTTGGCTCAATTTCTAGAAGCCGTGCCGGTAGGTGTTTTCGTGATTGATGCGAGGGGCAAACCCTACTACGCCAATCATACGGCACAGCGGCTTCTCGGCAAGGGCATCGTCCCGGAAGACACCACCGCTCAACTGCCAGAACTTTATCAAGCTTATGTGGCAGGGACAGATCGGTTGTACCCGAATGCCCAACAGCCCCTAGCGCTGGCGTTGAGTGGCTCCTGCTCGACTGTTGATGATATGGAGGTTCGCCAAGCAGACAAGATTATCCCGATAGAGGTGTGGGCAACGCCAATTTTTGATGAGAAGGGCGAAATTGTCTACGCGATCGCTGCCTTTCAAGATATCACGCGACGCAAGAAGGCAGAAGCAGAGCGAATTCAGTTAATCGATCAACTTTATCAACTTAACACTGCTTACGAGCGGTTTGTACCCCGTGAATTTCTTCAGTTTTTGAAGAAAAAAAGCATTATTGATGTCACATTAGGCGACCAAGTGCAGCAGGAAATGTCGGTATTATTTGCCGACATTCGAGACTTTACTGCACTATCAGAAAAAATGACGCCGTCAGACAATTTTCAATTTATTAATGCCTTTTTAAGCCGCATGGAGCCTGCTATTACCGAGAATAATGGCTTCATTGATAAATATATCGGTGATGGGATTATGGCGCTGTTTAGCGGCAGTGCAGATGATGCGATTAAAGCAGCCATTACCATGCTACATAATCTTGCCGAGTATAATCAGCATCGCGCCCAAGCTGGTTATCATCCAATTCAAATCGGAATTGGCATCAATACGGGTTCTTTGATGCTGGGTACGGTGGGAGGAAATAACCGGATGCAGGGCACTGTCGTTAGCGATGCTGTCAACTTAGCCTCCCGTATTGAAGGATTGACGAAAGAGTATGGAGTGTCATTATTAATCAGTCATCAGACTTTCTTACAGTTACAAAATTCATCTGATTATTTCATCCGCATTATCGATCGGGTGAAAATAAAAGGTAAATCCGAAGAAGTAACAGTTTATGAAGTATTCGATGGGGATTTAGCGGAATTAAAAGATGGTAAATTAAGCGCAAAAACAATATTTGAAAAAGCTTTGTTATTTTACAAAAATCAAAAGTTTCATGAAGCTGCACAACTCTTTCAAGATTGTTTATGGTATAACCCGATGGATAAAGTTGCTAAGATATATTTAGAGCGCTGTCAATTTGTATCTACTAATTTCAGGATAAATGAAGAGTAA
- a CDS encoding PAS domain S-box protein, translated as MAIEEEKSLTEQLFLKIESLSQELEDLKREKVDLEILLENTTEHSDTVAAQLYDKAVEAGKQSDRRLAQFLEALPVGVFVVDASGKSYYANQTAQQILGKGIMSEATVEELPETYQLYLAGTEQLYPSDRLPIIRALRGEKVTVDDTEIYQTDKIIPIEVWASPIFDDRGDIAYAIAAFQDTTERKRSAEALQQAETRYRSIFENAIEGIFQITLDGHYICVNPALAKIYGYESPEEMMSSIPEIKDQVYVDPKCRKNLLALLTKQGEVKGFEYQIYRQDGSIIWVSENTRGICDANGTLLYYEGTIIDITERKQIEQSLRASEAREREKAQQLARSLRDLQQAQVQLIQSEKMSSLGQLVAGIAHEINNPVNFLSGNLTYVYDYTCDLLRLLKLYQQHYSNPVPEIQSEAQAMDVDFLAEDLPKILSSLKIGIDRIHQISVSLRTFSRADTSRKTLFNIHDGIDSTLLILKHRLNSNGNRPEITLIKEYENIPLVECYAGQLNQVFMNLIANAIDALEEAIASGIFRKNQKLVPTIRISTEIKQNNLRVKTENKLVDSSFFGLNFSHILIRIADNGVGISEEAKQQLFKPLFTTKQVGKGTGLGLSISHQIVVEKHGGQLGCISELGQGTEFHIEIPISCTEANQ; from the coding sequence ATGGCAATTGAGGAAGAAAAATCATTAACAGAACAGCTCTTTTTGAAGATAGAAAGCTTGTCCCAAGAATTGGAAGACTTGAAAAGAGAAAAAGTTGACTTGGAAATCTTGCTGGAGAATACTACCGAACACTCGGATACGGTTGCAGCGCAGTTGTATGACAAGGCAGTGGAGGCGGGAAAACAAAGCGATCGCAGGCTGGCGCAATTTCTGGAAGCCCTGCCAGTGGGCGTCTTCGTGGTTGATGCTAGCGGTAAATCTTACTACGCCAATCAGACGGCACAGCAAATCCTAGGCAAAGGCATTATGTCAGAAGCCACTGTCGAGGAATTGCCAGAGACTTATCAACTTTATCTCGCAGGCACAGAGCAATTGTACCCCAGCGATCGCCTGCCAATTATACGAGCGTTGAGAGGCGAAAAAGTAACCGTTGACGATACGGAGATTTATCAAACAGACAAAATAATTCCCATAGAGGTGTGGGCGTCCCCCATTTTTGATGACCGGGGCGATATTGCTTATGCGATTGCTGCCTTTCAAGACACCACCGAGCGCAAGCGATCCGCGGAAGCGCTGCAACAAGCGGAAACGAGGTATCGCAGTATCTTTGAAAATGCCATTGAGGGGATTTTCCAGATTACATTAGACGGGCACTACATTTGTGTCAATCCGGCACTGGCAAAAATTTACGGCTATGAGTCTCCTGAGGAGATGATGAGTAGCATTCCAGAAATCAAAGATCAAGTTTATGTTGACCCGAAATGCCGCAAGAACCTCTTAGCTTTATTAACCAAACAGGGTGAAGTTAAAGGATTCGAGTATCAAATTTATCGCCAAGATGGCAGCATCATCTGGGTTTCCGAGAATACTCGCGGGATTTGTGATGCCAACGGCACCTTACTCTACTACGAGGGAACCATTATTGATATCACTGAGCGCAAGCAGATTGAGCAATCTCTAAGGGCAAGCGAAGCGCGAGAACGAGAAAAAGCTCAACAGTTAGCGCGATCGCTGCGCGATTTGCAGCAAGCTCAAGTTCAATTAATACAAAGTGAAAAAATGTCTTCTCTTGGTCAATTAGTCGCAGGAATTGCCCACGAAATCAATAATCCAGTTAATTTTTTATCTGGCAATCTCACTTATGTCTACGACTACACCTGCGATTTGCTTAGGTTGTTAAAACTTTACCAACAGCATTATTCAAATCCAGTACCAGAAATCCAATCAGAGGCACAAGCTATGGATGTTGATTTCCTAGCAGAAGACCTGCCTAAAATACTTTCTTCTCTGAAAATAGGAATAGATCGTATCCATCAAATTAGCGTGTCTCTGCGAACCTTCTCTCGTGCAGATACATCCAGAAAGACACTTTTTAATATTCATGATGGCATTGATAGCACTCTACTAATTTTGAAGCATCGCTTAAATTCAAACGGAAATCGTCCAGAAATTACATTAATTAAAGAATATGAAAATATCCCGCTTGTTGAGTGTTATGCCGGACAACTTAATCAAGTGTTCATGAATCTCATTGCCAATGCCATTGATGCGCTAGAAGAAGCAATAGCTTCTGGAATTTTCAGGAAAAATCAAAAACTTGTGCCTACTATTCGGATTAGCACGGAAATAAAGCAGAATAATCTAAGGGTAAAAACTGAAAATAAATTAGTTGATTCTTCATTCTTTGGGCTTAATTTCTCTCATATTTTGATTCGGATTGCAGATAATGGAGTTGGTATTTCAGAAGAGGCAAAGCAACAGTTGTTTAAACCTTTGTTTACAACCAAGCAAGTCGGCAAAGGCACTGGATTGGGTCTCTCAATCAGTCATCAAATTGTAGTAGAAAAACATGGGGGACAGCTTGGATGTATCTCTGAACTAGGGCAAGGAACAGAATTCCACATTGAGATTCCGATTAGCTGTACAGAGGCAAATCAATGA
- a CDS encoding SpoIIE family protein phosphatase yields the protein MTSTPLPTIIDSAPPNRYSAPRLPRSLSSLETWGFGVTAHISWPAIAPVLHIALGTGAIFVWLPGTILGILLNLQVKRLGRHFPDVAGGTPNYTTRLLKHYPGLARYAAVGYFFSWVSTLAINVVVLTELIKVNLEPLGIACPDTLVKVGLTLIAFILAFSGTRALSILHLFFVIPAIGLLLAFCLFGIGWLAISPASPGFFPSSWSPPSFVDWAKWLFFVTYTTYACESASAFVADSRRPDETLRFLSISCWIMPPIFLGGSWVLMRLATDPGLGSDTFLNLLAVSTPFWGQSAAIIVTFFLAAGSLLSCATVLSNCPRMLYQLATDGHLSPVFAVVSRRGVFGPALVLTLLFTFICLAWGDVARIAVVSNTGWFVSIMSVHLALWLRRKRPEVFLPWWSGVFFLLEVVVLVVGGLAWGWKDFLIGLLFPLGILAADRVIRRIRWAPFHAAWWIQHYRGRSQTKISDFVGFQVVILILLICSAATISWMFRARIGAVDLGQNGNNLYVVMLLIAAFVGVAIACWTSLPQVMAIVEAREQSEHLFNIAIDGILVVDEKGVIRQANPAAEQLLKAIAPNLLGCRLNQIFPALAGQPDNWSSRSEHTLKTPEHPTIVEAAVSNRFNQDFQEYVVLVRDITERQQAEEAVRNYSHTLEQKVDERTSELAHANAEILALNERLQADNIRMSAELAVTRRLQQMLLPKQQELESLPGLEIASFMEPAEEVGGDYYDVLNYEDKVKIGIGDVTGHGLESGVLTIMVQTAVRTLLENNETDPKKFLDVLNRTIYHNVQRMSSDKNLSLSLLDYQGGTLRLTGQHEEMIVVRSGGQVERIDTVDLGFPIGLEADITNFVAQIQLQLHSGDVVVLYTDGITEAENRFKVQYGLDRLCDIVSRSCQQTVEEIKQAVIEDLRRHIGEQKIYDDITLLILKQK from the coding sequence ATGACCTCAACACCATTGCCGACAATCATAGACTCTGCGCCTCCGAATCGGTACTCAGCCCCGCGCTTACCCCGCAGTCTTAGCTCTCTGGAAACGTGGGGCTTTGGTGTAACAGCTCATATCTCTTGGCCTGCCATAGCCCCCGTACTGCACATTGCTCTCGGTACGGGGGCTATTTTTGTCTGGTTGCCAGGAACGATCCTTGGCATCTTGCTAAACCTGCAAGTAAAACGCTTAGGCAGGCATTTTCCTGACGTAGCCGGAGGAACGCCCAACTATACCACCCGATTGCTAAAGCACTATCCGGGGTTAGCCCGTTACGCGGCAGTTGGTTACTTCTTCAGCTGGGTTTCGACGCTGGCGATTAACGTGGTTGTCCTTACAGAACTCATTAAGGTAAACCTGGAGCCTTTAGGAATTGCTTGTCCCGATACTCTTGTGAAAGTTGGCTTGACGCTGATCGCGTTTATTTTGGCGTTTAGCGGCACCCGCGCTTTAAGTATCCTGCACTTATTTTTTGTTATCCCGGCAATTGGACTTTTACTCGCTTTTTGTCTATTTGGCATCGGCTGGTTAGCCATTTCCCCAGCAAGTCCTGGGTTTTTCCCATCCAGTTGGTCGCCTCCCTCTTTTGTGGATTGGGCGAAGTGGTTATTCTTCGTCACCTACACGACCTACGCTTGTGAATCTGCGTCTGCATTTGTTGCTGATAGCCGACGCCCTGATGAAACGTTGCGGTTTCTAAGTATCTCCTGTTGGATCATGCCGCCCATCTTTCTGGGGGGTTCCTGGGTACTGATGCGCTTAGCAACCGACCCAGGTTTGGGTAGTGACACTTTCTTAAATTTGTTAGCAGTTTCTACGCCGTTCTGGGGGCAGTCGGCAGCGATCATCGTTACCTTTTTTCTCGCTGCTGGGTCGCTTCTGAGTTGCGCGACGGTGCTTTCCAACTGTCCCCGAATGCTGTACCAACTTGCTACAGACGGACATTTATCTCCCGTGTTCGCTGTGGTGTCCCGACGGGGTGTATTCGGTCCCGCTTTGGTGCTGACGTTGTTGTTCACTTTCATTTGTCTAGCTTGGGGGGATGTCGCCCGGATTGCGGTGGTGAGTAACACCGGCTGGTTTGTGTCTATCATGTCGGTACATTTAGCACTGTGGCTGCGCCGAAAGAGACCGGAGGTATTTCTGCCTTGGTGGTCGGGGGTCTTCTTTTTGCTGGAAGTCGTTGTCTTAGTGGTTGGGGGTTTGGCTTGGGGTTGGAAAGACTTCTTGATTGGGTTGCTATTTCCCCTAGGGATTTTGGCAGCAGATCGGGTGATACGCCGCATCCGGTGGGCACCCTTTCATGCTGCTTGGTGGATTCAACATTACCGAGGGCGATCGCAAACTAAAATATCCGATTTTGTAGGGTTTCAGGTAGTCATCCTGATCTTACTGATCTGTAGCGCTGCCACGATTAGCTGGATGTTTAGAGCCAGAATTGGGGCGGTAGACCTAGGTCAGAATGGCAACAATCTCTATGTGGTGATGCTGCTGATCGCTGCCTTTGTTGGGGTAGCGATCGCTTGCTGGACAAGTTTGCCCCAAGTCATGGCAATTGTCGAAGCCAGAGAACAGTCTGAGCATTTGTTTAATATTGCCATTGACGGGATTCTCGTCGTCGATGAAAAGGGCGTTATTCGGCAAGCCAACCCAGCCGCCGAGCAACTATTAAAAGCGATCGCTCCCAATCTCCTAGGATGTCGTCTCAACCAGATATTTCCCGCCTTGGCAGGTCAACCAGATAATTGGTCGAGTCGGAGCGAACATACCCTAAAAACGCCCGAACATCCCACCATCGTTGAGGCAGCCGTCTCTAACCGTTTCAATCAGGACTTTCAAGAGTATGTAGTACTGGTGCGCGATATTACCGAACGCCAGCAAGCTGAGGAGGCGGTGCGGAATTACAGCCACACTTTGGAACAAAAAGTTGACGAACGCACCAGCGAACTCGCTCACGCCAACGCCGAGATTCTTGCCCTCAACGAACGTCTTCAAGCCGACAATATCCGCATGAGCGCTGAGTTAGCCGTAACGCGCCGACTGCAACAGATGCTATTGCCTAAACAGCAAGAACTTGAATCGCTTCCTGGACTGGAGATTGCCAGCTTTATGGAACCTGCCGAAGAGGTAGGCGGCGACTACTACGATGTACTCAATTATGAGGATAAAGTCAAAATCGGGATCGGCGATGTCACTGGACACGGACTCGAAAGCGGCGTCTTAACGATCATGGTGCAGACAGCAGTCCGGACGCTACTGGAAAACAACGAAACCGACCCCAAAAAATTTTTGGACGTACTCAACCGCACTATTTATCACAATGTGCAGCGGATGAGTTCCGATAAAAATCTTAGCCTTTCCTTATTGGACTACCAAGGGGGAACGCTACGCCTGACGGGGCAACACGAAGAAATGATTGTTGTGCGTTCCGGCGGTCAGGTGGAACGGATAGACACGGTTGATTTAGGCTTCCCGATTGGGCTAGAAGCAGACATTACCAATTTCGTTGCCCAGATTCAGTTGCAATTGCACTCAGGGGACGTCGTGGTGCTGTACACCGATGGCATTACTGAAGCCGAAAATAGATTCAAGGTGCAATACGGGTTAGATCGGCTGTGCGACATAGTCAGCCGCAGCTGCCAACAGACCGTTGAGGAAATTAAACAAGCTGTGATTGAGGATCTGCGACGGCATATCGGTGAGCAAAAAATTTACGATGACATCACTTTGCTGATTCTTAAACAGAAATAA
- a CDS encoding DUF6272 family protein codes for MIQIFGDFRDELPSSQEGLTIVFSPTSIPLKQRWRNNGLSADFMADYFATFFPGNKNTTETDPKAEIKSAVSFIANELLENAMKFNDDISVQPISIRLQMHNDRLVFLGTNNINPSAIAKFQAFITELTTCDPSEFYLRQLEKNAEDESESESGLGFLTMMNDYQAKLGWKFETIQKESEPEAIAVTTMVQLAV; via the coding sequence ATGATTCAAATATTCGGAGACTTCAGGGACGAGCTTCCAAGCAGTCAGGAAGGCTTAACAATTGTATTTTCGCCTACCTCCATCCCCCTAAAGCAACGCTGGCGCAATAATGGTTTATCGGCTGATTTTATGGCTGACTATTTTGCAACTTTCTTTCCTGGTAATAAAAATACGACCGAAACCGACCCAAAAGCAGAGATAAAAAGTGCTGTTAGTTTTATCGCTAATGAGTTGCTAGAGAATGCGATGAAATTTAACGATGACATATCAGTGCAACCTATCAGTATTCGGCTGCAAATGCATAACGATCGCCTGGTATTCCTTGGTACGAACAATATCAATCCAAGCGCGATCGCTAAGTTTCAGGCATTTATCACAGAGTTAACCACCTGCGATCCGAGCGAGTTCTATCTTCGCCAGCTAGAAAAAAATGCAGAAGACGAGAGCGAGAGCGAATCTGGGCTAGGCTTTTTGACAATGATGAACGATTATCAGGCTAAGCTAGGTTGGAAGTTTGAGACTATCCAAAAAGAGTCGGAGCCGGAAGCGATCGCCGTGACCACAATGGTGCAGTTGGCAGTATAG